TGCCGGGGTATTTTTTTGCGCCTACCCTGTAGACTTGCGCCACCCATCAGCGCATCAGAAGAACACGCCAGAAGGATTGCCCATGTCCCGCACCGATCCCGAGACCACCCTGGAAGACACGCTCGCCAGCCCTGCGATCAATGCCGAACGTCTGTTGCAGCTGATTACCGACGAATACGAGAGCCTGCCACGCCAGCTCAAGCGCATCGCCAGCTATATGAGCCAGCAGAGCGACCGGATCATGGTGGATCGCATCAGCGATATCGCGCGCGAATGCGAAGTGCACCCCTCGGCCATCGTGCGGTTTTCCCAGCGTTTCGGGTTCAGCGGGTTCAGTGAGATGCAGGCGCTGTTTCGCGAGGCCTACACCCACAAGACCACACCGGTGCAGAACTACCAGCAACGCATCCGCAGCATGATCGCCAACAAGTCGCAGAAGGCCAGCGGCGGCGACCTGGCGCGTGAGTGCGTGAATGCCACGCTGTCCGGCATCGAGCGCCTGGGGCTGGAGCTGGATGACGCGGCCTTTGAAAAAGCCGTGGACCTGGTGGTCAACGCCGACAATATCTACGTGGTCGGCGTGCGTCGCTCGTTTGCGGTGGCCGATTACCTGGTCTACAACCTGCAGCACACCAACAAGCGCATTCACCTGATCTCGGGCCTGGGCGGTAGTTATCGCGAACAGATGCGCAGTGTGCGGGCCAATGACCTGGTGATTGCCATCAGCTTTACGCCCTATGGCAAAGAGACCCAGCATTGCCTGCGGATTGCCCAGCATCATCAGGCCAAGACCCTGATCATCACCGACAGCAACCTCTCACCGCTGGCCAAGCGGGCAAACGCGGTGCTGCTGGTGAATGAAGGCTCCTCGTTTGCCTTCCGCTCGTTGAGCGCCACCTTGTGCCTGTGCCAGGCGTTGTTTATTGCCGTGGCGTACCGGTTGGAATTGAAGGTGGATGAGATTCACGAGCAGGTCGGGTTTGATGACTGACGTGACACTGAAAATCTTGTGAGAGCGGGCCCGCTCCCACATTTTGCTCAGCGTTTGGTATTAAGGTGTGCGTCAAGCGGCTATCAACAATTGCCTGAGCACCCGACCATGGAAGCGGATCTGCGCCAGGGTCAAGGCGGTGTAGCCAATGATCACCGCCGGCGGCAGTTCAGCGTCAAGGCAGAACTTGCCCAAAGGCTGCAACGTCAACCCGACGGCGGCGGCACGCGTGCAGAAATCCTGCTCGGCGACACCTGCAGGTAACCACAACACAAAATGCAGCCCAGCCTGCTGACCGCTGACCACGCAGTTATCCGGCAGGCAGGCGAGCAACGCATCACGGCGCGCCTGATACGCCTGGCGCGACGCACGCAGATGCCGCACAAACGCCCCGCTGCCGAGGAATTCCACCAACCCCAGTTGATCGGTCGCGCCCACCGAATGCCCGGTAAGTTGCAGGGTTCGCAACAACGCCGGGCGCAGCGTTTTGGGCACCACCATGAAGCCCACGCGCAGGCCTGGGAACAGGTTCTTGTTAAAGCTGCCGCAGTAGATCACCCGGTCGCCGGAATCCAGGGATTTAAGCGCGGCCAGGGGCGCGCTGTTGTAGTTGTACTCGCTGTCATAGTCATCTTCGACCACCCACGCGTCGGCGCGGGCAGCCCAATCCAGCAGGGCCAAACGGCGCGACACCGACAGGGTCATGCCCAGCGGCGCCTGGTGCGCCGGCGTCACGTAGGCCAGGCACGCCGTGTCGGGCAACCGGGCGGTGTCGAGACCTTCGGCGGTGACCGGGACCGCCAGCACCCGCGCACCCGCCAGGCTGAACAGGCGGCGCGCCGGGGTATAACCGGGGTCTTCGACGCACGCCGTGTCGCCGGCTTTAAGCAGCGTGCGGGCGATCAGGTCAAGTGCATGGCGGATGCCGGTGGTGACGATCACTTCATCCGCTTCGCACTGCATGCCGCGATAACTGCGCAGGTAATCCGCGATCTGTTCGCGCAAGGCCGGCAGCCCGGCCGGGTGGGCGGCCTCCAGCACGCCCGGGCCCAACTGCAGCAGCCCACGGGAAATGCAACGCGCCCAGGCTTTGAGGTCGAACAGGCTGGCATCCGGGCGTCGCGCCACGAAGGGCACATGGCTTTGCACGCCGGTGTCGGGCTGATCCGGCACGGCCAGGCGCCGCACGCTGTCGCGGGCGGTCGGGGCCGCAATGAATTGCTCGGGGATCACCGCGCACACCCGCGTGCCGGAGCCCGCCAGCCGCTGCACATAACCCTCGCTATGCAAACGCTCATACGCCGCTTCGAGGGTGCCACGGGACACCAACCAACGCTCGGCCAGGCTGCGGGTCGACGGCAAACGGCTGCCCGCCGGCAATTGCCGGTTCAGGATGGCGGCGCGCAAAGCGTCGTAGGCCGCCTGTTGCTTACCGGCGTCCAGCGTATCGGGGCGCGGCAGGTCCAGGGTGGAAGCGGCTTTTCCTCGGCTCATAGTGGTCCAGTGGTTAAGGGCATAAGTGGCCCTGAGGATTAAACCACAAAGCCGCTAGAGTTCGAACTCTACCCCTTGCCAAGAAGCGACCCATGACTCAACGCGCCCTCTCCTCCTGGTTCTGGCTGGTGCTGCTGACCGTGCTGATCGGCCTGCCGCGTATCACCCTGGACATGCACCTGCCGGCCCTGCCCGCCATGGCCGACTACTTCCACACCAGCGACAGCCAGCTGCAACTGACACTGACGCTGTACACCCTCGGCTCGGCGATTTCGCTGCTGGTCAGCGGCCCGCTGACCGATCGCTTCGGCAGGCGCCCGATTTTACTGACGGGGTTGTTTTTGTACGTAGCCGCAACCGTGGCCTGCGCCTTGGCCGACAGCATCGGCGTGCTGATCGTCGCACGGCTGTTTCAGGCCCTGGGCGGTTGCTGCACCACGGTGATCGGCCGCGTGATCGTGCGCGACTACTTCGACCGCCATGAACAGGCGCGACTGCTGGGTTTGATCTCGATGGCCATGGCCGTGTCGCCGATGGCCGCACCGGTGCTGGGCAGCCTGATGTTGCCCTTCGTCAACTGGCGCGGCTTGTTTGTGTTGCTCGCAGTGATCGGCGCGCTGTTGTACCTGGTCGTGTATCGGCGCCTGCCGGAAACCCGGCCGCCGCAAGTGGCTGCGGCGCCGCCAGGCAACCTGCTGCGCCTGTACGGGCAGTTGCTGCGCGACCGCTATTTCCTGCGCTACTCCCTGGCGATCGGCTGCGTGTACAGCACCTATTTTCCGTTTATCAGTGAGTCGTCGGCGCTGCTGCAACGCGGCTTCCACCTGTCGGCCACGGCGTATGCGCTGGTGTTCGCGGCCACCATCAGCGGCTACATGCTCGGCGCCAACCTGTTCCGCAGGTGGGTGTTGCGGTTCGAGCCGGATCGTTTGATCAGCGCCGCGATTGCGCTCAACGTACTGGGCAGCGTCATCCTCGCTATCGCCACCACGGCATTGCCCGGGCAATGGCTGGCGATTGTGCTGCCGATGGTGGTGATCATGGTGTCGGTGGGGATGGTAATTCCGGCGTGCCAACTGTCAGTGCTGCAGCCTTACGGCGCAATTGCCGGGACCGCCTCGGGGCTGTTCTTTTTCACCCAGATGTTCCTCACGGCCGTTAGCAGTTGGGCCACCGGGCTGTTGTCCGACGGTACATCGCAGCCGCTGACTATCATGACCGCCGTCGCCACGGTTTTGCTGGTCATCAGTTGGCTGGCATTGCGCCAAACCAAATGTGGGAGCGGGCTTGCCCGCGAAAGCGCTGTGTCAGCCAGCTCGTAATTCGCTGACAGACCGCCTTCGCGAGCAAGCCCGCTCCCACAGGGAACCGAGCCAGGCTCAGTTTAGTGCATGAAGATCGCGATCAGGATGATCACAGGAATAGGCACACCAAGGAACCAAAGCAGTAATGAGCGCATGACGTTCTCCTTTTAATTAACGGACAAAATGTTCGGTTTCGACATACACCACCGCATCCCGACGACGACCGCCGAAGGTGGCCGCGAAGCTGGCGAAGAACGCGCCGATCAGCAGCGCGACAAACATCCACAGCGCAGTCCAGGCAGCGACTTTGGCGGCAGTGTCAGCGGCTTGTTTGGCTTTGAGCTTGGCGTCCTCGATGGCTTTACGGGCATCGCCGTAGACCTTGTCGATACGCGCCTCGGCGTCGGCCTGGCTGAGGTTGGTGCGCTGGCTGATCAACTGGGCCAGGTAGGCACGGTCTTCAGCGGCGAGCTGCCCGTCATTGCTAAGGGTGCGAGCGAAGATCCGGGCCACAACGCCGTGGACCGCATCATCGCTGACCGCGGCTGGGCGGTCGTCGCGGAACAGGCTGTCAACGTAATAACCGAAGTCCTCGCTGTTGGCGCCTTTGGCCGCACTGCCTGCCGCCTGGCTCATGCCGCTGACGGCACCGGAGGCCACGCTGGCACCCGCTTGCACGCCGCCGCTGACCACGCTGCTGACCGAACCGACCACCAGGGTCGCCGTCACCAGTGTCGCCACGGCCCACGCCAGGAAACCATGGGCGGTGTCGCGAAAGTACACCTCATCGCCGTGCATATTCGCCCATTTCACGCGCAACCGTCCGGCGATGTAACCGCCCAGCCCGGACGCGACGATCTGGGTAAATGCCAGCCAGATAATCGTGGAAATGCCAAGCCCCTTGGCGCTGATCCCGCTGTCGGCCCACGGCGACACCGCCGAAAAACCCAGGCCGAAGCCCAGCAACACCAGAATCAGGGACAGTGCCGCCGCCGCAGCGGCCCCGGCAAATATCGCCCCCCAGGAAACCCCGGAGAGCGTGCTCGACTCTTGAAGCGTGGATGAGGATGTGATCATTGTTGTTTTGCTCCCGGCAGGAAAAATAGTGTTACAACTCTCAAAAGGGACAGTGCAGGCAGCGTGCCAGCCCGGCTCAAATTTAAAATCCTTATATTTCATATAGTTAAGTAATTTGAACTTACTTGAACCATGCAAGTTGCAAGAAATGACCGGAGCGAGCGGGCGTTATGCAATCTCTCGACGAACACCGCGCAGGTGGGAGCTGGCTTGCCTGCGATAGCGTCGTACCAGCCCAGGCACTTGCAACGGATACACCGCCATCGCAGGCAAGCCAGCTCCCACAGGAAACCCAAGGGGCTTATGAAATTTGTGTCAGTTTTGCCAACATGAAGTTTAATTTAGGAAGCGTTCAGGCAAACCTTGGCAAAATGTGTCCACTTCTAGTGTGAATCGCTCACCAGGTAATCCTATGATCCGTATTTTGACCATCGAGGATGACGCCGTAACAGCCCGTGAGATCGTCGCCGAGCTGAGTAGCCATGGACTGGATGTAGACTGGGTGGACAACGGCCGCGAAGGCCTGGTCCGTGCCGTGAGTGGGGATTACGACCTGATCACCCTCGACCGCATGCTCCCGGAACTCGATGGCCTGGCCATCGTGACGACCCTGCGCACCATCGGTGTGTCGACGCCGATCCTGATGATCAGCGCCCTCTCCGATGTGGACGAGCGCGTACGCGGCCTGCGGGCCGGCGGTGACGACTACCTCACCAAGCCGTTCGCTTCCGACGAAATGGCGGCCCGCGTCGAAGTGCTGCTGCGGCGCAAAAGCACGGTCAAGGAATTCGAAACCGCGTTGCGGGTGGCCGACCTCGAACTGAACCTGATCAGCCGCGAAGCCAGCCGCGCCGAACAGCCGCTGAGCCTGCTGCCCACCGAATACAAACTGTTGGAATTCCTGATGCGCAACACCGGGCAGATCCTCTCGCGGATGATGATCTTCGAAGAGGTATGGGGTTATCACTTCGACCCGGGCACCAACCTGATCGATGTGCACATCGGCCGTCTGCGCAAGAAAATCGACCCACCGGGCCTCACGCCGCTGATCCGCACGGTACGAGGTTCCGGTTATGTCATTGCTGAACCCCTCTAAGGGCTGGCGTTCCTCCAGCAGCCGCTTGCTGGCGCTGTACAGCTCGCTGTTCGTGGCCTGGAGCTGCATCCTCATGGGGGTGCTGTACTACGAGGTTTCGGGTTACCTGGGCGACCTGTCGCGCCATTCGCTGATGCAGCGCCAGCACCTGTTCCAGCGCTTCGACGGCGAAGAACTGGTGGAGGCCCTGACCACCAGCATGACCTTCGACATGAAGGGCGTGGACGCCTACGGCCTGTTCGATGAGCAATTTCGCCCCTTGAGCGGGCCGATCCGTGCGGTGCCCCCTGACCTGCCGCTGGACGGCAAGATCCATGCGCTGGCCAATTGCGTCGACTCCGATGACCCCAAACTGCCCAAGGACAGCTGCGACGCCGTGGCCACCCACACCGACGACGGCCGCTGGCTGGTGCTGGTGCGCGCCAACGGTTCGTTATTTGGCGTGACGCGGATCATCTGGCACGCCCTGCTGTGGGCGCTGTCGCTGACGATTATCCCAGGCGCCGCCGGCTGGCATTTATTGCGGCGCCGCCCGCTGCGCCGCATCCGTGGGATCCAGGCCAGCGCCGAGGCCATCGTTGCCGGCGACCTGACTCACCGCTTGCCGCTGTCCAATCGACGCGACGAACTGGACATGCTCGCGGCCATCGTCAACGCCATGCTCGATCGCATCGAGAAGCTGATGAACGAGGTCAAGGGCGTGTGCGACAACATTGCCCACGACCTGCGCACCCCGCTCACCCGACTGCGGGCGCAGCTGTACCGCATCAAACAGGAGGCTGAAGAGGGTTCGGTCTACGCGGTGAAACTGGATGACGCGATTGCCGAAACCGACACGCTGATGGCGCGCTTTCGCGGGCTGTTGCGGATCTCGGAACTGGAGGACCACCAGCGTCGCTCGGGTTTCCTGGTGATGGACCCCTTGCCGCTGCTGCGCGAATTGCACGATTTCTACCTGCCGCTGGCGGAAGAAGGCGAGTTGCAGTTGCGCCTCGAAGTGCCCGACTCCCTGCCGTGGATCACCGGCGACCGTGCGCTGCTGTTCGAAGCCCTGGCCAACCTGCTGAGCAACTCGATCAAGTTCTCGCCACCCGGCGGTGAAGTGATTCTGCGGGCATCGAATGACGCTGGCAGCACGCGCATCGAGGTGCACGACTCCGGCCCGGGGATTCCCGCCGCAGAACGCGACGCCGTGTTCCAGCGCTTCTATCGCGTGGATGAAAGCGACCAGCAAGGCGGGTTCGGGTTGGGCTTGTCGATTGTGGCGGCGATCATCAACTTGCATGGGTTCAAGCTGGACGTGGGCAGCAGCGAGCAAGGCGGCGCACGGTTGATCCTGGAATGCCGCCAGCAACTGATGCCCAAATAGTCCAAACGCCACAAAAACCTGTGGGAGCTGGCTTGCCTGCGATGGCAATGTATCAGGCGACTTTTTCATTGCCTGACACTGCGCTATCGCAGGCAAGCCAGCTCCCACATGAGCCTAGCGCTGGCTCCTGGGTCAGGCCGGGAAGTTGGCCCGCAGCGCCTCAAGCCCGCCGCTGTACACACCGGCAAACAACTCTTGCACTGCCTGCTCCGTGGTGCCCACCGCCGGGGTGAACACACCGGACCAGGTCACCTTGGCCGACGACTCGCTCAGCGCTTCAACCTGCAACGTCGCCAGATACGCACTCACCGGAAACGGCGATTGCTCGATGGTGTAGCTGTAAGTACGGCCCACGTTATCGAAGCTCTGCAGACGCTCCACGATCACAGCACCGTCGGCGG
The genomic region above belongs to Pseudomonas poae and contains:
- a CDS encoding MurR/RpiR family transcriptional regulator; translated protein: MSRTDPETTLEDTLASPAINAERLLQLITDEYESLPRQLKRIASYMSQQSDRIMVDRISDIARECEVHPSAIVRFSQRFGFSGFSEMQALFREAYTHKTTPVQNYQQRIRSMIANKSQKASGGDLARECVNATLSGIERLGLELDDAAFEKAVDLVVNADNIYVVGVRRSFAVADYLVYNLQHTNKRIHLISGLGGSYREQMRSVRANDLVIAISFTPYGKETQHCLRIAQHHQAKTLIITDSNLSPLAKRANAVLLVNEGSSFAFRSLSATLCLCQALFIAVAYRLELKVDEIHEQVGFDD
- a CDS encoding response regulator transcription factor — its product is MIRILTIEDDAVTAREIVAELSSHGLDVDWVDNGREGLVRAVSGDYDLITLDRMLPELDGLAIVTTLRTIGVSTPILMISALSDVDERVRGLRAGGDDYLTKPFASDEMAARVEVLLRRKSTVKEFETALRVADLELNLISREASRAEQPLSLLPTEYKLLEFLMRNTGQILSRMMIFEEVWGYHFDPGTNLIDVHIGRLRKKIDPPGLTPLIRTVRGSGYVIAEPL
- a CDS encoding PLP-dependent aminotransferase family protein; the encoded protein is MSRGKAASTLDLPRPDTLDAGKQQAAYDALRAAILNRQLPAGSRLPSTRSLAERWLVSRGTLEAAYERLHSEGYVQRLAGSGTRVCAVIPEQFIAAPTARDSVRRLAVPDQPDTGVQSHVPFVARRPDASLFDLKAWARCISRGLLQLGPGVLEAAHPAGLPALREQIADYLRSYRGMQCEADEVIVTTGIRHALDLIARTLLKAGDTACVEDPGYTPARRLFSLAGARVLAVPVTAEGLDTARLPDTACLAYVTPAHQAPLGMTLSVSRRLALLDWAARADAWVVEDDYDSEYNYNSAPLAALKSLDSGDRVIYCGSFNKNLFPGLRVGFMVVPKTLRPALLRTLQLTGHSVGATDQLGLVEFLGSGAFVRHLRASRQAYQARRDALLACLPDNCVVSGQQAGLHFVLWLPAGVAEQDFCTRAAAVGLTLQPLGKFCLDAELPPAVIIGYTALTLAQIRFHGRVLRQLLIAA
- a CDS encoding multidrug effflux MFS transporter, whose translation is MTQRALSSWFWLVLLTVLIGLPRITLDMHLPALPAMADYFHTSDSQLQLTLTLYTLGSAISLLVSGPLTDRFGRRPILLTGLFLYVAATVACALADSIGVLIVARLFQALGGCCTTVIGRVIVRDYFDRHEQARLLGLISMAMAVSPMAAPVLGSLMLPFVNWRGLFVLLAVIGALLYLVVYRRLPETRPPQVAAAPPGNLLRLYGQLLRDRYFLRYSLAIGCVYSTYFPFISESSALLQRGFHLSATAYALVFAATISGYMLGANLFRRWVLRFEPDRLISAAIALNVLGSVILAIATTALPGQWLAIVLPMVVIMVSVGMVIPACQLSVLQPYGAIAGTASGLFFFTQMFLTAVSSWATGLLSDGTSQPLTIMTAVATVLLVISWLALRQTKCGSGLARESAVSASS
- a CDS encoding HAMP domain-containing sensor histidine kinase codes for the protein MSLLNPSKGWRSSSSRLLALYSSLFVAWSCILMGVLYYEVSGYLGDLSRHSLMQRQHLFQRFDGEELVEALTTSMTFDMKGVDAYGLFDEQFRPLSGPIRAVPPDLPLDGKIHALANCVDSDDPKLPKDSCDAVATHTDDGRWLVLVRANGSLFGVTRIIWHALLWALSLTIIPGAAGWHLLRRRPLRRIRGIQASAEAIVAGDLTHRLPLSNRRDELDMLAAIVNAMLDRIEKLMNEVKGVCDNIAHDLRTPLTRLRAQLYRIKQEAEEGSVYAVKLDDAIAETDTLMARFRGLLRISELEDHQRRSGFLVMDPLPLLRELHDFYLPLAEEGELQLRLEVPDSLPWITGDRALLFEALANLLSNSIKFSPPGGEVILRASNDAGSTRIEVHDSGPGIPAAERDAVFQRFYRVDESDQQGGFGLGLSIVAAIINLHGFKLDVGSSEQGGARLILECRQQLMPK
- a CDS encoding SRPBCC family protein, coding for MATASSVIEIPVSADQVWQLVGGFNSLPDWLAFIVKSEPSDGGRVRHLQTADGAVIVERLQSFDNVGRTYSYTIEQSPFPVSAYLATLQVEALSESSAKVTWSGVFTPAVGTTEQAVQELFAGVYSGGLEALRANFPA